A single genomic interval of Ruminococcus sp. NK3A76 harbors:
- a CDS encoding DUF6364 family protein, which yields MAVLKTRFTLRLDLEDHAKIKKIAEKQNRSMTNMIETVIKQTINKYEEENGEIKLTEEDLSIE from the coding sequence ATGGCTGTACTTAAAACAAGATTTACACTGCGCCTTGATCTCGAAGATCATGCAAAAATCAAAAAGATTGCTGAAAAGCAGAACCGTTCTATGACAAATATGATCGAAACGGTCATCAAACAGACAATAAATAAGTATGAGGAAGAAAACGGCGAGATAAAACTTACCGAAGAAGATCTATCAATAGAATAA
- a CDS encoding type II toxin-antitoxin system RelB/DinJ family antitoxin gives MATRTANVTARVEPDIKAQAEAVMAKLGIPVSTAINMFYREIILWNGLPFRPSVPVNDLKARDEMTREEFDQRMAVGLEQAKQGMTSSADKVYSKLIGELGDE, from the coding sequence ATGGCAACAAGAACCGCAAACGTTACTGCAAGAGTTGAACCGGACATCAAGGCTCAGGCAGAGGCTGTTATGGCAAAGCTGGGTATTCCTGTTTCTACTGCGATAAATATGTTTTACAGGGAGATCATTCTCTGGAACGGGCTGCCGTTTCGCCCGTCTGTGCCTGTAAATGATCTTAAAGCCCGTGACGAGATGACCAGGGAGGAGTTCGATCAGAGAATGGCAGTCGGGCTTGAACAGGCTAAGCAGGGAATGACTTCTTCGGCTGATAAGGTATACAGCAAACTGATAGGAGAACTCGGCGATGAATAA
- a CDS encoding type II toxin-antitoxin system RelE/ParE family toxin gives MNKYEVEVTAFAENSVRAIAFYIRNELKAPQAARNTVKMIFDAILGLDTFPNKVRLTEDEPWKTLGIHQMTVGNYYVYFWINEPEKKVIVTDVIYARRDQVDAMADMPMT, from the coding sequence ATGAATAAATACGAGGTCGAGGTCACTGCCTTTGCAGAGAATTCTGTGAGGGCAATAGCGTTCTATATCAGAAATGAGCTAAAAGCACCGCAGGCTGCCCGAAACACTGTCAAAATGATCTTTGATGCTATACTCGGGCTTGATACATTTCCAAACAAGGTCAGACTGACAGAAGACGAGCCGTGGAAAACGCTTGGTATCCATCAGATGACGGTCGGCAATTACTATGTCTATTTCTGGATCAATGAGCCGGAGAAAAAGGTCATAGTGACAGATGTTATTTATGCCAGACGAGATCAGGTGGACGCTATGGCTGATATGCCGATGACGTGA
- a CDS encoding Na/Pi cotransporter family protein, which translates to MDISNLFELLCGMAMFMFGMSLMGDGLKRAAGAQLERLLAKLTNTPLKGILLGTGVTAVIQSSSATSVMTVGFVNSGMMKFRQSIGIILGSILGTSITGWIIALSEVQGGGGWMSLLSTTTMVGIIAVAGFCLRSFSKKHRLIGDIMLGFVVLMVGISSMSSAMAPLQESKKFINILTMFQNPLLGILVGTLFTAVLQSASAAVGILQALTATGAIDFKTALPILLGISIGAAVPVLLSAIQASIEGRRTAFIYLFASIIGVVVCGAVFYILNAVIGFTFMGVKMTPITIAAVNTLFRLANVIILMPFIGALDKLTCTLIRDKHPDDEQDINQIQLEERFIPYPSLAISQSRSAIYDMAKTALKSVKKSVTALEEYSDELFEKVKRYEDLADRYENDIGTYLMRLSQNELKESENADVFKFLHTLTDFERITDHCMSIAYIAKNNKEENIVYSQKAGKDLQVIISAVIENMDLTVNSFMDESWKPDGRVAALTQVIRALCGRAEMNHVKRLQAGECSLKQGSDYGELLTDLERIAVHSSKIIMAMLEVEADSYHIHLTGEQSLKVRDNMIEKSTQEYVEKYGLNISDLQINR; encoded by the coding sequence ATGGATATCAGTAACCTGTTTGAACTCCTTTGCGGAATGGCTATGTTTATGTTCGGTATGTCACTTATGGGCGACGGGCTCAAAAGAGCTGCGGGCGCTCAGCTTGAACGATTGCTTGCAAAGCTAACAAACACCCCATTAAAAGGAATACTGCTCGGCACAGGTGTTACGGCAGTTATTCAGTCCTCCTCGGCAACATCGGTAATGACTGTCGGCTTCGTTAACTCGGGAATGATGAAATTCCGCCAGTCGATAGGCATCATCTTAGGCTCTATCTTAGGTACATCTATCACCGGCTGGATAATCGCTCTTTCCGAGGTGCAGGGCGGCGGCGGCTGGATGTCTTTATTATCGACTACCACGATGGTCGGTATTATAGCCGTTGCCGGCTTTTGTCTCAGGTCGTTTTCCAAAAAGCACAGGCTCATAGGCGATATTATGCTGGGCTTTGTAGTGCTTATGGTCGGTATTTCGAGCATGAGCTCGGCTATGGCACCTTTACAGGAAAGCAAAAAGTTCATAAACATTTTAACTATGTTCCAGAATCCGCTGCTCGGCATACTTGTCGGTACTTTATTCACAGCGGTATTACAGAGTGCATCGGCGGCTGTCGGTATCTTACAGGCTTTGACTGCGACCGGCGCTATCGACTTCAAAACGGCTTTACCTATACTTTTAGGTATCTCGATAGGTGCGGCTGTTCCTGTTCTTCTTTCTGCCATACAGGCAAGCATTGAAGGCAGGAGAACGGCTTTCATATATCTTTTCGCATCAATCATTGGCGTTGTTGTATGCGGCGCTGTATTCTACATACTCAATGCCGTGATAGGCTTCACATTTATGGGTGTTAAGATGACCCCCATAACCATTGCGGCAGTCAACACGCTGTTCAGACTTGCAAATGTCATCATACTGATGCCGTTTATCGGCGCACTTGACAAGCTGACCTGCACGCTTATACGGGACAAGCACCCCGACGACGAGCAGGACATCAATCAGATACAGCTCGAAGAACGTTTTATCCCCTACCCTTCACTTGCGATATCGCAGAGCCGCAGTGCTATCTACGACATGGCAAAGACCGCTTTAAAGAGCGTAAAGAAGTCAGTTACGGCGCTGGAGGAATACTCGGACGAGTTATTCGAGAAGGTAAAGAGATACGAAGACCTTGCTGACAGGTACGAAAACGACATAGGCACATACCTGATGAGACTCTCACAGAACGAGTTAAAGGAAAGCGAGAATGCTGATGTATTCAAGTTCCTGCACACTCTGACAGACTTTGAGAGAATAACCGACCACTGCATGAGCATAGCCTACATCGCAAAGAACAACAAGGAAGAGAACATCGTCTACTCTCAGAAGGCAGGCAAGGACTTACAGGTGATAATCAGCGCTGTTATTGAGAACATGGATCTGACTGTGAACTCATTCATGGACGAGAGCTGGAAGCCTGACGGTCGTGTAGCGGCTCTGACACAGGTAATAAGAGCATTATGCGGCAGAGCTGAGATGAACCACGTCAAGAGGTTACAGGCGGGTGAATGTTCACTCAAGCAGGGTTCTGATTACGGCGAGCTTCTGACAGACCTTGAAAGAATAGCAGTTCACAGCTCGAAGATCATCATGGCGATGCTCGAAGTCGAAGCTGACAGCTATCACATACATCTTACCGGCGAGCAGTCGCTTAAGGTAAGAGACAACATGATAGAAAAATCGACTCAGGAATACGTTGAGAAATACGGGCTCAACATTTCCGACCTACAGATAAACAGGTAA
- a CDS encoding HAMP domain-containing sensor histidine kinase, which produces MLWQALAAIIGLTAVIALLCVKIYLLKRSAREISKGFKEKLGSDTNALIGISSADRDMQKLTLSINEQLGEIRMRQIRFEQGDNELKTAITNISHDIRTPLTAINGYLRLLEKEDMSEDAAEYVRIIAERTDAMKALADELFEYSVIVSKKEDSEAEEVHINRLLEESITAMYAALTEKGITPEIDITKEKVVRFTDKQAIERIFTNILSNVIKYSEGDLSVIMDSSGRISFSNRASLTETEVEKLFDRFYTVTDARASTGLGLSIAKTLAARAGAKLSAELDNGRLTITLSV; this is translated from the coding sequence ATGCTATGGCAGGCTTTGGCTGCGATAATAGGTCTTACGGCTGTAATAGCCCTGCTGTGCGTAAAAATATATCTGCTAAAACGCTCGGCAAGAGAGATAAGCAAAGGCTTTAAGGAAAAGCTCGGCAGTGATACGAACGCCCTTATCGGCATATCGTCAGCAGACAGGGATATGCAGAAGCTCACCTTAAGCATAAACGAGCAGCTTGGCGAGATAAGAATGCGGCAGATACGCTTTGAGCAGGGCGACAACGAGCTAAAGACTGCCATTACCAACATTTCCCACGACATACGCACTCCCCTGACGGCGATAAACGGCTATCTGAGGCTGCTTGAAAAGGAAGATATGAGCGAAGATGCTGCCGAGTATGTAAGGATAATCGCCGAAAGAACAGATGCCATGAAGGCGCTGGCTGATGAGCTGTTTGAATACTCGGTGATAGTGTCCAAAAAAGAAGACAGTGAGGCCGAGGAAGTACACATAAACCGGCTGCTTGAAGAAAGCATCACCGCCATGTACGCCGCACTGACCGAGAAGGGCATAACGCCTGAGATAGACATTACTAAGGAGAAGGTAGTCCGCTTTACCGACAAGCAGGCGATAGAGAGGATATTTACAAACATACTGTCAAACGTGATAAAGTACAGCGAGGGTGATTTGTCCGTTATTATGGACAGCAGCGGACGCATCAGCTTTTCAAACAGGGCTTCTCTTACCGAAACTGAGGTAGAAAAGCTGTTTGACAGGTTCTATACCGTAACTGATGCAAGAGCATCTACCGGGCTCGGACTTTCCATAGCAAAGACGCTCGCCGCAAGAGCCGGAGCAAAGCTAAGTGCAGAGCTTGATAACGGGCGGCTGACCATAACACTATCTGTTTAA
- a CDS encoding ABC transporter permease subunit: MSRLLYDNIVRMRRSFILKIALLFFIAEPAIHIILAKNNPRVTEYGSVNIEGLYFIPMVFGVLAGTFLAHDYLHNTIRNKLIVGHTRVNIYLSNLICITAYLFIMILLYEGVAIGIGVPVIDDKNLDYDVMTKNMLFCIPMLIAVASIVVFLGMTVKSNAGTLAIFMFFYASMAFGIFSIEPDLPYEWVKDVAKWLPSAQLMTLTNVSAVEEPVRKIVYSLILTTASTAGGLAIFNKADLK; the protein is encoded by the coding sequence ATGAGTAGGCTGTTATATGATAATATCGTCAGAATGAGACGCTCGTTCATACTCAAGATTGCGTTGCTTTTCTTTATTGCCGAGCCAGCTATACACATTATCCTTGCCAAAAACAACCCACGTGTCACAGAATACGGCTCGGTAAATATCGAGGGGCTGTATTTTATACCTATGGTGTTCGGCGTGCTGGCAGGCACATTCTTAGCGCATGATTATCTGCACAACACCATAAGAAACAAGCTGATAGTCGGGCACACGAGGGTGAACATATACCTTTCAAACCTGATATGCATTACGGCTTATCTTTTTATCATGATACTGCTGTATGAGGGCGTTGCTATCGGCATAGGCGTGCCTGTGATAGACGACAAGAACCTTGACTATGACGTAATGACAAAGAATATGCTCTTTTGCATACCTATGCTCATAGCTGTAGCTTCTATAGTAGTATTTCTTGGCATGACAGTAAAAAGCAATGCAGGAACGCTGGCGATATTTATGTTCTTCTATGCGAGCATGGCGTTCGGCATATTCTCTATAGAGCCGGACTTACCGTATGAATGGGTAAAAGATGTCGCCAAATGGCTGCCCTCGGCACAGTTGATGACACTTACAAATGTATCGGCAGTGGAAGAACCGGTAAGGAAGATAGTCTACTCGCTTATACTAACTACAGCATCTACAGCAGGCGGGCTGGCGATATTCAACAAGGCAGATCTTAAATAA
- a CDS encoding ABC transporter ATP-binding protein, whose protein sequence is MEYVMKTQSLSKRYKKFTALDGLTMNVPKGAIYGFVGRNGAGKTTLIRIITGLQPQSEGEYEVFGAKGSTKEIYASRARMGAIVETPSIHLDCTAEENLLSMYRIMGLPKDGRIKELLTLVGLGDTGKKRVKNFSLGMKQRLAIAMALCNKPDLLILDEPINGLDPQGIIEIRELIIKLNREKHITVLISSHILDELSRLATHYGFIDKGRIVKEMSAEELEDQCKKCLSVTVSDMGALTEYLESNSADYRIANDNSADIYSQIRINELVTTLDSKGCEVLHISEREESLESFFINLIGGEANE, encoded by the coding sequence ATGGAATATGTAATGAAAACACAGTCGCTTTCAAAGCGATACAAGAAATTCACAGCTCTTGACGGGCTGACGATGAATGTCCCCAAGGGTGCGATATACGGCTTTGTAGGAAGAAACGGCGCCGGAAAGACTACCCTGATAAGGATAATTACAGGACTTCAGCCGCAGAGCGAGGGAGAGTATGAGGTGTTCGGCGCTAAGGGCAGCACTAAGGAGATATATGCTTCAAGGGCAAGAATGGGGGCTATAGTCGAAACGCCCTCGATACACCTTGACTGCACAGCCGAGGAAAACCTGCTGTCGATGTACAGGATAATGGGGCTGCCAAAAGACGGGCGGATAAAGGAATTGCTGACCCTTGTAGGGCTTGGCGACACCGGAAAGAAAAGAGTTAAGAACTTCTCGCTCGGCATGAAGCAGCGTTTGGCTATTGCAATGGCGCTTTGCAACAAGCCTGACCTGCTTATACTTGATGAGCCGATAAACGGCCTTGACCCACAGGGCATTATCGAGATAAGAGAGCTGATAATAAAGCTGAACCGTGAAAAGCACATCACCGTGCTGATATCGAGCCACATACTTGACGAGCTGTCAAGGCTGGCAACACACTACGGCTTTATCGACAAGGGCAGGATAGTAAAGGAAATGAGCGCTGAGGAGCTTGAAGACCAGTGCAAGAAGTGTTTATCGGTCACGGTGTCTGACATGGGCGCTCTGACTGAGTATCTTGAAAGCAATAGTGCTGATTACAGGATAGCCAACGACAACAGTGCAGACATTTACTCTCAGATAAGGATAAACGAGCTCGTGACGACCCTTGACAGCAAGGGCTGCGAGGTGCTTCACATAAGCGAGAGAGAAGAGAGCTTGGAGAGCTTCTTTATAAACCTTATAGGGGGTGAGGCAAATGAGTAG
- a CDS encoding response regulator transcription factor, which produces MTKILIIEDDTSIGNMLEKTLTNEGYETCRAYSGTEALLLLDRTKPALILLDLMLPGLSGEELLPRIKDTPVIVMSAKGDPATKVDMLLGGAYDYITKPFDISELLARITVALRKHSESGSGIISCKGLTLDTQAHTVTADGEPIKLTRTEFAILKLLMQSPDKVIAKLTILDRISEDTPDCTESSLKQHISNLRKKLKAADGQDRIEAVWGIGFKLR; this is translated from the coding sequence ATGACAAAGATACTTATCATAGAGGACGACACGAGCATTGGCAATATGCTTGAAAAGACGCTGACAAACGAAGGCTATGAAACGTGCAGGGCTTATTCGGGTACTGAGGCGCTTTTGCTGCTTGACAGAACAAAGCCTGCTCTGATACTGCTTGACCTTATGCTGCCGGGGCTAAGCGGTGAAGAGCTGCTTCCCAGGATAAAGGACACCCCGGTGATAGTGATGAGCGCCAAGGGCGACCCGGCGACAAAGGTAGATATGCTGCTCGGAGGGGCTTACGATTACATAACAAAGCCTTTTGACATAAGCGAGCTGCTTGCGAGGATAACGGTAGCCCTCAGAAAGCACAGCGAGAGCGGCAGCGGCATAATAAGCTGCAAAGGGCTGACACTTGACACACAGGCGCACACGGTAACAGCCGACGGCGAGCCCATAAAGCTGACACGGACTGAGTTTGCGATACTAAAGCTGCTTATGCAGAGCCCTGACAAGGTGATAGCGAAGCTGACAATTCTTGACAGGATAAGCGAGGACACCCCCGACTGCACCGAAAGCTCGCTAAAGCAGCACATAAGCAATCTAAGAAAGAAGCTCAAAGCCGCCGACGGGCAGGACAGGATAGAGGCTGTCTGGGGGATAGGGTTCAAGCTGAGATAG
- a CDS encoding DNA methylase, whose protein sequence is MQKQYIAIDLKSFYASVECVDRGLDPLDTNLVVADISRTEKTICLAVTPTLKAYGISGRARLFEVIAEVTDVNKIRERNAPGNKFTGSSCKASELAKDRSLKLDYITAPPRMALYMKTSADIFRIYLKYVAPEDIHVYSVDEVFIDATAYLAAYGGSAHIMAMTIIRDILKNTGITATAGIGTNLYLCKIAMDIVAKHMPADKDGVRVAELDEQSYRRLLWEHKPITDFWRIGAGYANKLSANRLFTMGDVARFSMSEYGVKKLHKLFGVNAELLIDHAWGYEPCTMQDIKSYRPGSNSLSSGQVLSQAADFKTARLITWEMADQLALDLSGKGLVAKKFTLTVGYDIRNLRDVNISNYYRGEIKKDHYGRPVPKHAHGTIDTEQFTCSARMITQAVDELFCRICDSELYSRRLCITACNVIKEKDIPPSQQYEQLDLFSPILSAEEYDNKLAAVEREKALQAAMLRIKRKYGKNAVLKGSNFLDGATAIERNSQIGGHKA, encoded by the coding sequence ATGCAGAAACAATATATAGCAATTGACCTTAAGAGCTTCTATGCTTCTGTCGAGTGCGTTGACAGAGGGCTTGACCCGCTCGATACCAACCTCGTCGTCGCTGATATCAGCCGTACTGAAAAGACTATCTGCCTTGCCGTCACCCCCACGCTCAAAGCATACGGTATCTCCGGCAGGGCAAGGCTGTTTGAGGTCATCGCTGAGGTGACTGATGTCAATAAGATAAGAGAGCGCAACGCCCCCGGCAATAAATTCACAGGCAGCTCGTGTAAGGCAAGCGAGCTTGCAAAAGACCGTTCCCTGAAGCTCGACTATATCACCGCACCGCCGAGAATGGCGCTCTATATGAAAACGAGCGCTGATATCTTCCGTATATACCTCAAATATGTCGCCCCGGAGGATATACACGTCTATTCTGTCGATGAGGTGTTTATCGACGCTACCGCTTACCTTGCTGCATACGGCGGCTCGGCTCATATCATGGCTATGACGATAATACGGGATATCCTTAAAAACACAGGCATCACCGCTACGGCCGGCATAGGCACTAACCTTTACCTCTGTAAGATAGCTATGGATATAGTCGCCAAGCATATGCCTGCCGATAAGGACGGTGTCAGGGTCGCAGAGCTTGACGAGCAGAGCTACCGCCGCCTTTTGTGGGAGCATAAGCCTATAACCGATTTCTGGCGCATAGGCGCAGGCTATGCAAATAAGCTCTCGGCAAACAGGCTGTTCACTATGGGCGATGTCGCAAGGTTCTCCATGAGCGAATACGGTGTTAAGAAACTTCATAAGCTGTTCGGTGTCAATGCCGAGCTGCTTATCGACCACGCATGGGGCTATGAGCCGTGTACTATGCAGGATATCAAGTCATACCGCCCGGGCAGTAATTCCTTAAGCTCCGGCCAGGTGCTCTCGCAGGCTGCTGATTTTAAAACAGCACGCCTTATAACCTGGGAAATGGCCGACCAGCTCGCTCTTGACCTCTCGGGGAAGGGGCTCGTGGCGAAGAAATTCACCCTCACTGTCGGCTATGATATAAGAAACCTGCGTGATGTCAATATCAGCAATTACTACAGGGGAGAGATAAAGAAAGACCACTACGGCCGCCCTGTGCCCAAGCACGCACACGGAACGATAGATACCGAACAGTTCACCTGCTCGGCAAGAATGATAACGCAGGCTGTTGATGAGCTTTTCTGCCGGATATGTGACAGCGAGCTATATTCAAGAAGGCTCTGCATAACCGCCTGCAACGTGATAAAGGAAAAGGATATACCGCCCTCTCAGCAGTATGAGCAGCTCGACCTCTTTTCGCCGATACTCAGCGCTGAGGAGTATGATAATAAGCTCGCAGCTGTCGAACGTGAAAAGGCGCTTCAGGCAGCTATGCTCAGGATAAAGCGCAAATACGGCAAGAACGCCGTGCTCAAGGGCAGCAATTTCCTTGACGGCGCTACAGCTATCGAGCGCAACAGCCAGATAGGCGGACATAAAGCGTAG
- a CDS encoding DUF5685 family protein, translating into MFGYIRAFKPYLRICEYETYKAIYCGLCKEMAKRTGQLSRLTLSYDMTFLAVMNMAVNSVPVKARRERCPVHPVKKQLCVYDNKALSFPVDAAAILVHYKLCDSMTDGSFAERGASIAAMRALNIGYYGAKKRYPQLDKAIAEQMKRQLDYEKEKTALLDKACDPTAKMMQAVFSSLSQDKEKAELLGRFGYHLGRFIYITDALDDVRKDCKKGSYNPLLLMEGISTRSGLLSADEYKKIAEYCESSVRLTLGELADCYQQLGIVMYRATLDNIIYVGLPNVFDLVKKGRFNKNKRNKEKQYE; encoded by the coding sequence ATGTTTGGCTATATCAGGGCTTTCAAGCCATATCTCAGGATATGTGAATACGAGACATATAAAGCTATATACTGCGGCCTTTGCAAGGAAATGGCAAAGCGCACAGGTCAGCTCTCACGTCTGACACTCAGCTATGATATGACCTTCCTTGCGGTGATGAATATGGCTGTAAACTCCGTCCCCGTAAAGGCAAGGAGAGAGCGCTGCCCTGTTCACCCGGTTAAAAAGCAGCTTTGTGTGTATGATAACAAGGCACTGAGTTTCCCGGTAGATGCAGCAGCGATACTTGTTCACTATAAGCTGTGCGACAGCATGACAGACGGCTCATTCGCCGAGAGGGGAGCATCGATTGCGGCTATGAGAGCCCTTAATATAGGCTATTACGGCGCAAAGAAGCGCTATCCTCAGCTTGATAAGGCGATAGCAGAGCAGATGAAAAGGCAGCTTGACTACGAGAAAGAAAAGACAGCCCTTCTTGATAAGGCGTGTGACCCTACAGCTAAGATGATGCAGGCTGTGTTCTCCTCGCTTTCGCAGGATAAGGAAAAGGCTGAGCTGCTTGGAAGGTTTGGCTATCATCTCGGCAGGTTCATCTATATCACAGATGCCCTTGATGATGTCAGGAAGGACTGCAAAAAAGGCAGCTATAACCCTCTGCTTCTCATGGAGGGGATAAGCACACGCTCAGGCTTGCTTTCCGCTGATGAGTATAAAAAGATAGCTGAATACTGCGAGTCCTCCGTCCGGCTGACGCTCGGCGAGCTTGCAGACTGCTATCAGCAGCTCGGTATCGTTATGTACCGTGCGACACTTGATAATATAATATATGTAGGCCTGCCGAATGTCTTTGACCTTGTCAAGAAAGGCAGATTCAATAAAAACAAAAGAAATAAGGAGAAGCAATATGAATAA